One window of Enterobacter sp. RHBSTW-00175 genomic DNA carries:
- a CDS encoding helicase HerA-like C-terminal domain-containing protein, producing MSTPLLIARTLDKELFLLPAMANRHGLITGATGTGKTVTLQKLAESLSEIGVPVFMADVKGDLTGVAQEGTASEKLIERLKNIGITDWEPHKNPVVLWDIFGEKGHPVRATVSDLGPLLLARLLNLNDVQSGVLNIIFRIADDQGLLLLDFKDLRAITQYIGDNAKSFQNQYGNISSASVGAIQRGLLTLEQQGAEHFFGEPMLDIKDWMRTDSNGKGIINILSAEKLYQMPKLYAASLLWMLSELYEQLPEAGDLDKPKLVFFFDEAHLLFNDAPQVLLDKIEQVIRLIRSKGVGVWFVSQNPSDIPDNVLGQLGNRVQHALRAFTPKDQKAVKAAAQTMRANPAFDTEAAIQALGTGEALISFLDAKGSPSVVERAMVIAPCSRMGPVTDDERNGLINNSPVYGKYEDEVDRESAFEMLQKGVQATTESQNTPTTSAQPSAVDDGILGGLKDILFGSTGPRGGKRDGVVQTMAKSAARQVTNQIVRGMLGSLLGGRRR from the coding sequence ATGAGTACACCACTGTTAATTGCCCGGACGCTGGATAAAGAACTGTTTTTGCTGCCTGCAATGGCGAACCGCCACGGCTTAATCACCGGCGCCACCGGGACGGGTAAAACCGTCACCCTGCAAAAGCTGGCAGAGTCCCTTTCAGAAATTGGCGTTCCGGTCTTTATGGCCGATGTAAAAGGCGATTTAACCGGGGTAGCTCAGGAAGGCACGGCATCAGAAAAGCTCATCGAGCGGCTGAAAAATATTGGCATCACTGACTGGGAGCCACATAAAAACCCGGTCGTCTTGTGGGATATCTTTGGCGAGAAAGGTCATCCGGTACGGGCGACGGTGTCCGACCTTGGCCCTTTGCTGCTGGCTCGCCTGCTTAATCTGAACGATGTGCAGTCTGGTGTACTGAATATCATCTTCCGTATCGCCGATGACCAGGGTCTGCTGTTGCTTGATTTCAAAGACCTGCGCGCCATTACCCAATACATCGGCGACAACGCTAAATCGTTCCAGAACCAGTACGGCAATATCAGCAGCGCTTCCGTGGGAGCCATCCAGCGCGGGTTACTGACCCTTGAGCAACAGGGCGCTGAGCATTTCTTCGGTGAGCCCATGCTGGATATCAAAGACTGGATGCGAACTGACAGTAACGGCAAAGGTATCATCAATATTCTGAGTGCAGAAAAGCTGTATCAGATGCCGAAACTCTATGCCGCCAGCCTGCTGTGGATGCTCTCCGAACTTTACGAACAGCTGCCGGAAGCGGGCGATCTCGACAAGCCGAAGCTGGTGTTCTTCTTTGACGAGGCCCACCTGCTGTTTAACGATGCGCCGCAGGTACTGCTGGACAAAATTGAGCAGGTTATCCGCTTGATCCGTTCTAAAGGGGTTGGCGTGTGGTTCGTTTCGCAAAACCCGTCCGATATCCCCGATAACGTGCTCGGGCAGCTTGGCAACCGCGTACAGCACGCTCTGCGCGCCTTTACGCCGAAGGACCAGAAAGCGGTCAAAGCGGCCGCCCAGACCATGCGGGCTAATCCGGCATTTGATACCGAAGCCGCCATCCAGGCATTAGGTACCGGTGAAGCGTTAATCTCATTCCTGGATGCGAAAGGCAGCCCGTCTGTAGTGGAGCGCGCGATGGTCATTGCCCCTTGCTCCCGCATGGGGCCAGTCACCGACGATGAGCGCAACGGTCTGATTAACAACTCGCCGGTTTACGGAAAGTATGAAGACGAAGTGGATCGTGAATCGGCGTTCGAGATGCTGCAAAAAGGGGTACAGGCAACCACGGAATCACAGAATACCCCCACCACCAGTGCCCAGCCTTCTGCCGTGGATGACGGTATTCTGGGTGGGCTGAAAGATATTCTGTTTGGTAGCACCGGGCCGCGCGGGGGTAAACGCGATGGCGTAGTTCAGACGATGGCAAAAAGCGCCGCGCGACAGGTCACCAACCAGATTGTACGCGGCATGTTAGGGAGCCTGTTAGGCGGTCGCCGCCGGTAA
- a CDS encoding TIGR01212 family radical SAM protein (This family includes YhcC from E. coli K-12, an uncharacterized radical SAM protein.) has product MQLQKLVNMFGGDLLQRYGQKVHKLTLHGGFSCPNRDGTIGRGGCTFCNVASFADEAQQHHSIAEQLSHQASLVNRAKQYLAYFQAYTSTWAEAQVLRSMYQQAVSQANIVGLCVGTRPDCVPEAVLDLLCEYKEQGYEIWLELGLQTAHDKTLHRINRGHDFACYQKTTRLARERGLKVCSHLIVGLPGEGQQHGLETLEKVVETGVDGIKLHPLHIVKGSIMAKAWEAGRLNGIELDEYTVTAGEMIRHTPPEIIYHRISASARRPTLLAPLWCENRWTGMVEIDRYLHEQGVQGSALGRPWVPRLPAATA; this is encoded by the coding sequence ATGCAGTTACAGAAATTAGTCAATATGTTTGGTGGGGATCTTTTGCAACGCTATGGGCAAAAGGTTCATAAGCTGACGCTGCACGGCGGTTTTAGCTGCCCGAATCGCGATGGCACCATCGGGCGTGGCGGCTGCACGTTCTGTAACGTTGCCTCCTTTGCCGACGAGGCCCAGCAGCACCACTCCATTGCCGAGCAGCTTTCACATCAGGCCAGCCTGGTGAACCGCGCAAAGCAATATCTGGCTTATTTCCAGGCCTACACCAGCACCTGGGCGGAAGCGCAGGTGTTACGCTCGATGTATCAGCAGGCCGTCAGCCAGGCCAATATCGTGGGGCTGTGTGTGGGCACGCGCCCGGATTGTGTACCGGAGGCCGTGCTCGATTTGCTCTGCGAATACAAAGAGCAGGGGTATGAAATCTGGCTGGAGCTGGGGTTACAAACCGCACATGACAAAACGCTGCACCGGATTAATCGCGGGCATGATTTCGCCTGCTATCAAAAAACGACGCGCCTTGCCCGTGAGCGCGGGTTGAAAGTCTGCTCGCATCTGATTGTCGGTTTACCAGGAGAAGGGCAGCAGCACGGGCTGGAGACGCTGGAAAAGGTGGTTGAGACGGGCGTGGACGGTATCAAGCTGCATCCGCTGCATATCGTGAAGGGCAGCATCATGGCGAAAGCCTGGGAAGCGGGGCGGTTAAATGGCATTGAGCTGGATGAATATACGGTCACTGCGGGGGAGATGATTCGCCACACGCCGCCGGAGATTATCTATCACCGTATCTCCGCCAGCGCCCGCCGTCCAACGCTTCTGGCACCGCTCTGGTGTGAGAACCGCTGGACGGGGATGGTGGAAATAGACCGCTATCTACATGAGCAGGGTGTACAGGGATCGGCACTTGGCCGCCCGTGGGTTCCTCGTTTACCGGCGGCGACCGCCTAA